The window TCGACCGGGAGGCGCCGTCGTTCGTGTTGGCCGGTCTGTCCCCGGCCCACGCCCGGCTCTGGCGGACCGAGGTGATCGAAGACGTTCGCGCTCCCCCCCCGCGCGCCGGACCCGCGCCGGGCACCGTCGAGATCGTCCACCCCGAACGGGTGAAAGACGCCGCGGTCACGCTTTGTTTCTTTGATGTGAACGGCACCCTGTGGCGGGGGTATCCGTTCGATTTAAAAGCCACGCTCTGGGCGCGCTTTCTCCACGGAACCCCCATCCCTCTGCCCCACCAGGTACGGGAGATTCAGACCGTGTTGGCCGAGACGGATTGGATGAACTTGGAGGACCAGGAGCGGGAATTGGATCGGTTCGCCCGGGAACGCAACCTGCCGCGGGTGGACAGTCCCCGCGGAAAAAATTGGTCCGAAAATGTGGTGCGGTCCGCCGTCAATCGAGCCATGATCGAGCGGGCGGTTCCCGCGGCCGTCATCCCCGGGTTGAAGGCGTTCTTGGAGGCGCTTCACAAATCGGGGGTTCACTTGGAGGTGTCCACGAGCGGAAACGCCGGGACCCGCCGCCGCGTGCTGGAGGGGTTGGCCGTGGCTTCTCTCTTCTCGCGCGTGCACGGGGGAGGGCACAAAGAGGCGGTCATCGCGAACCGAGTGGCGGAGGAAAAATTGGAGGGCCGTCGCGTCGCCATGGTCGGGGACGGTCCCGGGGACATGGCCGCCGCGCGGCAAAACGGGGCCCTGGCCGTGGGGATCGTGACCGGCCCCGCCCACGCCGAACGGTTGCGGAGGGCGGGGGCCGATGTCCTCGTTTACGGGGATTACTCGGACACCGCGGCCCTGTTGAACGTTTTGGGGGTGGGCCGCGCGGCGTCCGAAGGCGATATGAACACCGATCAAATCGCCCGCGCCGCCCTGGGGACCTGGGCCGAGGGGTGGGCCGGGAAAAGCCCTGCGGAGCGCCGGGCTGCGTTCGCCGCGGCGGTCCGTGACTTCCGGGAGCGCCTGGCCGAGGGAGGATTTGCGCCCGAGGACCTGCGACGGCGGCGCGAATCGATCGTCGCCCACGAAATTCTGTTCAACGGGACAACCCCCGCCGAGGTCGAGGCCCTCTACGGGGATCTTCTTTCGGCCGATGACGGCACCCTGCCCCTTCACATGAGCCGCGAAGGGGAATTGGAAAAGCGCCGCGCGTTATTTTTCAAGCGGTTGGCGGCCCTGGCGCGGACACCCCCGTCCTCGGCCATCCGAAACCCCCGTTTCGCCCAATTCGAAGCGGCCCTGGACCGTTTGGTCCCTCCGGGGAGGGGGGGCACGCTGCGGGAAGGGGGGCTGTGGTTGCTTTTGGGGATGTCCGCGCCGGTCGTTGCCGTCGGGGTCGCCGCGGTCTGGGCGGTCTGGGACCTTTGGCGGCATGGGCGATCGAGCGTCCTCCATCGGTGGGCGCGGCGGGCGGCGCGCGCGTTCCGGGCGCCCCCCGCGGGCGGCGCGCCGCTTCCGCTCGGAGTGCCCGAAACAGGCATCGACCGGGCCATTCTCGCCAACATTGTTTCCCGCTCGAGCGATCTGGGGGTGGGGCGTCCCCTGCGGTTCGAGCCGCTTTCCCGAGGCGAATCCTGGGCGGCCGCCGGGCTCAAGCCGATGGCGGGCCTGGTGGGGATCCCACGCCTCCGGCTCCTCGCCTTGATGGGGCGATCGTTGGCCGGGCCGTTCGCGGGTGTCCACCCGGGCGGGGACGGCGACGCGGGCCGTCGGCCGGTCGTGTTTGTGTTCGTCTCCCGTTCGATGGTGCCCCGTCTGGACGGGGCGGTGGAACGGGCGCTGGGCTCCTCCGCCCAGCCCCCCGCCGAGGTCGTCCTCCTTCCCCTCGACAGCGAGGGGCGGGAAGCCCTGGCCCGCAAGACATTCGCCCATCCCCGGGTGCGGGCGCTGGCGGATATTCCGCGGCGGTCGGCGGGGTCGGTGGTTTGGGACCTGGGCGACCTGGAGAGCTTCGTGGCCGACCGCGTGGACCTTTCCCGCTACACCGACGGGCGCCTGATGACCACCGCCGACGTGGTCTTCGTGGCGGGCTCCGCCCGCAGCGCCCTTTTCCGCAACGCGCTGGTCCAACTCTTGGATCTGTGGTTCCCGGTGACGATGCCGTTGCGCCGTTGGGATCAAATACAGCGGGTTTTTCAAGCCATCGCCTCGGCCGCCTAAAACGGTTCGTGCCTTTCTCGATCCCGTGTGCTATAGTCGGTGTCATCCGCGAAAACAAAGGAGTTTTATGCCGTTTCAATCGTTTGGGCTTCATCCCGATTTGGTTCGGGCCATTCAAGCGCTCGGGTTCAAACAACCCACACCGATTCAAGAAAAATCCCTGCCCGTGGCCCTGACCGGCCGCGACGTGCTGGGGTGCGCCCAGACGGGAAGCGGCAAGACGGCGGCCTTCGCCTTGCCGATCCTCCAACATTTGCTGACGAAACCCGGGGAGGGCCTGCGGGCCCTGGTGCTGGTCCCCACCCGCGAACTGGCCGTGCAGGTGGACCGGAGTTTTCGCGATTGCGCGCGCTTTACGAACCTCAAAACCGCGGTGGTGATCGGCGGCGTGGGCCACCACGGCCAGGTGCAGGACGTCCGCCGGGGGGCGCAGATTTTGGTGGCGACCCCGGGCCGTTTGCTGGACCACCTGGATCAACGCAACTTCAGCCTTCACAAGGTCGAGCAACTCGTTCTGGACGAGGCCGACCGCATGTTGGATATGGGATTCCTGCCGGACATCAAGGACGTGCTGCGGCAGGTGCCGTCCGAGCGACAGACCCAGCTGTTTTCCGCCACCCTCCACGGCGAGGTCGAGCGGATCGCCGCCTTCGCGACGCGGAACCCCCTGCGCATCGAGATCGCCCGCCCCACCACGGTGGCCGAGGGCATCAGCCAAATCGTCTACCCGGTGATCCAGTCCCAGAAGGCGGGCCTTTTGTTGGCGCTTTTGAAGTCCATGGAAATGCGTTCCGTCCTGGTTTTTACACGGACGAAGCACGGCGCGGACCGCGTGGCCCAGCGGTTGGCGGAGGAAGGCCATCGGTCCGGCCGGTTGCACTCCAACCGGTCCCAAAATCAACGGCAGGCCGCCATGGAGGATTTTCGCCACGGCCGCACGAAAATTTTAGTCGCCACGGACATCGCCGCCCGGGGCATCGACGTCAAGAACATCAGCCACGTGGTCAATTTTGACGTGCCGCGCGCCCCGGAGGATTACGTCCACCGCGTGGGCCGCACGGCCCGGGCTTACGGCGTGGGCGACGCGATGATGTTCGTCGATCCCCTTGAGGAGTCGGCGGTCAAGAGCATCGAGCGTTTTGTCGGGGTCGTTTTTCCCCGGGCGGTGCTGCCGGGCTTCCAATACAACAGCCCGCCCCGCCACCCCGCCCCGACCCAACGGCGGCCGCCCTTCAGCGGAGCGCGCGGACGACCCGGCGGGGGTCGCCATCGCCCTGTCCGGGAAAGGAATCGCTAACATGCCTACTTTTTACAAGAAACGCCGTCGCGGGCCCTCCGGCCCCAATAAAAACGAAAAAAAAGTAATGCGGCGACAGCCCGAATCGTCCCTGCGGGAGCGCTTCCCCGGGGTCACCGCCCTGCGCGTGGAGTTCCATTTTCTTTCCCCCCAAAACGAACCCTACGAAGACGTCGTCCGGAATTTTTCGCCCTCCGACCCCTGCGACTTTTCGGCCCCCTGCCCCGGTCGTTGCGGCAACGGCCACTTTGATGTGACCGACGCGGCGCGGGCGCTGCACCAGGGCGGCGGCGACACGGCCGAGGAAAACCGGGTCTGCCGGGAACCCGCCCACACCGACCCCTCGGTGCCCTGCGACTTTCGTTTGACGTGCGTTCTGCGATTGACGCGGTAACCCCCGACACTTTCCATCCGGCCGGGTCGTCCAACGGGCGTCCATGAACACCGACCGCGCCGCATTCAGTTCCACCGACCGGGACGATGTGCGCCGCGTTTTGGACGGCGATCCCGACGCTTTCGCCCCCCTGGTGCGCCGCCACGAGGCCCGGGTGCGGGCCCTCTGCGCTTCCCTCTTGAAAGACCCCTCCGACGCCGAAGACGCCGCCCAGGAAAGCTTCCTGAAGGCCTACCGGCACCTGGCCGATTTCCGGGGGGAGTCGTCCTTCGCCACTTGGATCTATCGCATCGCCTACCGCCAATGCCTCGACTCCCAAAAAGCGCGCCGCCGCCGTCCCGCGGAGTCCCTGGACGCGATGCTGGAAAAGGGCGACGGGGTGTTGGGCCGCTTAAGGGAATCCCCCGTCGAACCGGGCGGGCTGGCGGAACTCCTGGCGGAACTTCCGGAAGAGTATCGAACCGTTTTGATCCTGCGCGAGAGCCAGGGGTTCCGTTACGATGAAATCGCGGCGGCCACGGGTGTCTCCCTTGATTCGGTCAAGGCCCGCCTGCGGCGCGCCCGGCGGCGGTTGATCGCGTCGGCGCGACACCTTGGGGGGGGCTCCGTCGTCCAACAGGCGGGAGAACCGTCATGAACGAAACGAACAAAACAGACAAAGTGGTTTGGCGCCGGTTGCGGGCCGGGTGGCCCCGATCGCGGACGGCCTCGTCCGAGAACTTCGTCCAAAGCGTCATGGAACGCGTTCGGCGGGAGCCCCTCCCCGGAAGCGCGGGCGTTTGGGTTGCGTTGCGGCGTGCCTTCTCCACCGCTCCGGCGCGCTGGTCGTTGGTTGCGGTGGGGGGCTTGGCCCTGGGCCTTTTGTTCTTGCGGCCCCCGGTCGCGCCCATCAACGGCGCGACGGTTTTCACCGGGGATTCGACTTTGCCCTGGGAGGACGAGTCCTCCGCGGGGTACGGTACCAACGTGGAAGAATATTTATTGTGAAAGGAGGCGGTATGAACACATTGAACAAAAGAGCGGGGGTGTTGTTGACCGGCTTGTTCCTCTTGGCCGGGGCCGGGTTGTTCGCCGAGCCCATGGGCGACGACGGCCCGGGGTTCGGGTCGGGCCCACGCGGCGACGAGGGGAAAACGGAGGGCCGGTTCGAGGAGATGAACAAGGAACTGGGATTGACCAAGGAGCAGGCGGAAAAACTGCGCGCCCATCGGCGTTCCCAACGGGAAACCAACCAGGCCCTCTGGAAGCAAATGGAGGAAAAACGGGAAGCCCTGCGGGCCGAATTGGAAAAGCCTAAAGTGGATTCCGGCAAAGCCAAATCCATCAACGAGGAACTCAAGGCCCTGCACAACAAAATGGCCGAACAGCGGTTGGCCGGGGTCTTGCAAGTGCGGGAAATCCTCACCGCGGAACAGTTCAAAAAACTCCGGGAGATCGGCGAGAAGCGCCGGGGTGGTGGCGAGGGGCGGCCCTTCCAACGCCGCCGGGAACGTAAGGATAGATAAACAAGCGCCAGGCGGTTTACGAAGACCTTCCCCGGGATCCCCGGGGAAGGTCTTTTTTTGTTGAAAATACGGGGTTTAGGGCCTATATATAAAGGGCATGAAAACCCTCGGTTCGGTGCTGGCGGTTTTGCTTTGCGTCTCCTTTGCCCAAAGCGCGGAAGTTCGTGTGACGCGTGGGACGGCGTACGTGAAGAAGGCGCAGTCGGCGCGGTGGGCGGCCCTGCGTGGTAAAGGCCGCGTGGAGCCGGGGGATTCCCTGCGGACGGGGGCGAACTCTTTGGCGCGGGTGCGGACGAAGGGCGGGCACACGGTGTACGTCCAGCCCAAGACGACGATCGAATCCGTTTCGGAAAACGGGAAGGACACCCAGTTCAAAGTGCTGGTGGGGCGGATCCGGGCGTTCGTGCAGAAGTTGAGGCCGGCGAACAAATTTGAGGTGCGGACCCCGGTGGCGGTGGCCGCCGTGCGCGGCACGACCTTTGACATGGACGTGTCGGAGGACACGTCGTCGCGGCTGTCGGTGTTGGAAGGGGCGGTGAACTACCGGGATTTGGCGGGGCTGGCGAAGGAGATCGAGGTGCTGAAGGGGCAGACGGTGCTGATTCCGCGGGGGCAGGCGCCGCGGCCGCCGGAGATGATGCCGAAGGATTTGATGCAGGGGGCGGTGGGGCACCGGGAGCGTGTGCGGCGAGAGATCTTTGTGGAGAAGCGGCAGGACGACCGGCGGGAAGGGTTCCAAGAGAAGGCGGCGGACGGGCAGAAAGAGGAGCAGTATCAACTGGGGCGCGCGGCGGTGGACGCCTTCGGCCGGCGCGTGCGGATCGAGGAGTTCATCCTGCGCCCGGCGCCGGACAGCTACGCCTACGTCGTCGTCAACCACCGCGAGGGGGGACAAACATTTTCACGCTTGGACGTCGTTGCGAACGACCCTCTTCCCGCGCGACTGGAAGGTTTAAACCTTTTCACGAAGCCGAGTTCGGTTGTTGTCGACCCCCTGAACTTGTACGCCCTCAGCACCCACTTCCTGGCCTCGAACGGCCAAGACTATTACCGGGAATGGCGCTCCGGGGGAATACCCAAGGAATTTATCTCCTCGGGGCGAGGAACTTTTCAGGAAGTTGTTTTTGAACATTGGTTCGTTGAAATCAAGGGGGCGGGGGAAACGCCGGAACTCCTCTCCCACTGGGTGCCCGAAGCCTCTTACTTCGGCGGGGGCACCGGCTACGATTCTTTGGCCTCTATTTATTCCCTCGACATGGGAAGTTCGGGCGCCCTGGACCGTCCCTGGGGCTATAAAAACTACGACAAACACGGCAATAACGTTATCGGCGACAACAAGGGCATCGATATTTATTCAAACGAGAGCCGTTTCGGTTATTTCGTGGATTCAGCAATTTCCGATGCTTACAATATTTACAGCGAAGGGTATGACCGCGTTTCCGGCCTCCACCCCACGCTCACCACGCCGGACAGGAAGTTTGTTGAAAACAATTATAGGGATCCGATCAGTCCTGGCAATTACCTGCCTTTTCGATTGGATGTCCAGGTGTTTCGGGTCACGCCGGAAGGCGCGCGCTTGCCCTTCGGGGACGCGACCGCGACGGAATTCAATTCCCAGCGGGTTTACCACTCCAGCGAGTTCGGCGTTCGGGACATCGATTTGATCTATAGCCCCTATCTTAAATTCGCCATGGGCGATATGGACGACGGTTGGAGCGATCTGCCGCCCGGCTATTGAGGCCCATGCGCTTTCAATTCTTCCCGCTTTCGCCCTCGGTTGACAAAATACCCCACCGGGGTTATCTATTGTTGGCCCTATGAAACAAATATCCCTTGCCATCGCTTTTATCGTCGCCTCGACCGTCCTTTACGGCGCGGAAGTTCGTGTGACGCGTGGGACGGCGTACGTGAAGAAGGCGCAGTCGGCGCGGTGGGCGGCCCTGCGTGGTAAAGGCCGCGTGGAGCCGGGGGATTCCCTGCGGACGGGGGCGAACTCTTTGGCGCGGGTGCGGACGAAGGGCGGGCACACGGTGTACGTCCAGCCCAAGACGACGATCGAATCCGTTTCGGAAAACGGGAAGGACACCCAGTTCAAAGTGCTGGTGGGGCGGATCCGGGCGTTCGTGCAGAAGTTGAGGCCGGCGAACAAATTTGAGGTGCGGACCCCGGTGGCGGTGGCCGCCGTGCGCGGCACGACCTTTGACATGGACGTGTCGGAGGACACGTCGTCGCGGCTGTCGGTGTTGGAAGGGGCGGTGAACTACCGGGATTTGGCGGGGCTGGCGAAGGAGATCGAGGTGCTGAAGGGGCAGACGGTGCTGATTCCGCGGGGGCAGGCGCCGCGGCCGCCGGAGATGATGCCGAAGGATTTGATGCAGGGGGCGGTGGGGCACCGGGAGCGTGTGCGGCGAGAGATCTTTGTGGAGAAGCGGCAGGACGACCGGCGGGAAGGGTTCCAAGAGAAGGCGGCGGACGGGCAGAAAGAGGAGCAGTATCAACTGGGGCGCGCGGCGGTGGACGCCTTCGGCCGGCGCGTGCGGATCGAGGAGTTCATCCTGCGCCCGGCGCCGGACAGCTACGCCTACGTCGTCGTCAACCACCGCGAAGGCCGCACGGATTTTTCCCGTTTGGACGTGGTGGCCAATGCGACCCTGCCGTCCAGTCTGGAAGGCCTCAATCTGTATTCTAAGGAAGGCAACTCAACGATGAGTTTGTACGCCAAGAGCACCCATTACATGGCCTCCAACAGTTTGGATTATTACCGGGAATGGCGGGTCGACGGGGCGCCGGTCGTTTTTTTCACCGCAGGCCGCGGAGATTTCAGCGAGGTGGTGTTTGATCACTGGTTTGTGGAGGTCAAGGGCGCCGGGAAGGACCCGATGCTCCTGTCCCATTGGGTCCCCGATACGGCTTTCAAATTCAGCGCGAACTACGAGGCCACAAAATCCAGGGACATTGATGACTTTGGTGGGGTCACGTCGACCCCCGGAGCCCTCGACAACCCCTGGGGTTATAACAACTTTGTAAAAGTGGGCAGTGGTGGTAGCATCGGCGATAACCGGGAGGTCGACCTTTTGAGCTTTGAGACGCGCCTCCATTACTTCACCGACATTACGGCGCGTACAAAATACAACACCAGCGAAGGGTATGCCCGGGAATCGGAGAAGGTCGAGTTTTCTCTTTTCCCGGAAAAAATCATCGTCCGCAACGGTTACCTCGCCCCTGGGGCCAACGGCGGCGGGCCCACCATCGCCACCAATTTGTGGGTGCAACAATACCGCGTGGCGCCCGACGGACAACGGGTGAGCTCGTTCGATTTCAACGATGTGAATTTCGAAAAGGTCTACAGCTCGACCGATTTCGGTTTTCGCAATATTGATCTGCTGTACAGCCCCGTTTTCCGGTTCGCCATGGGGCGAAGCGACGACGGTTGGAGCAACCTTCCCCCAGGATACTAACCTTATGACACCACGACGACTTCACGCCAAAATTATAAGCACGTTGATGTTGTTGGCCCCTTGGCCCGCGCGGCCGAATGGGCGCCCTATTTGTCCTTGGACGTCTACGGCGGGCAGTCGTTCTTTTCGGGGGACAACGAATCGCCGGTGACGGGCCCCAACGGGGCGCTGTTGTTCGTGCCGGCGGTGGCCTTCAGCGAACGGTTCACCTTGATGCCGAGCGTGTCGGCGCGCTACCAGGCGGTGCGGGACGTGCAGGAGCTGGCGGGCGGCGGGTTTCTGACCCAGGAACAGCAGATCTACCACGGCGACGTGAAAGGAATTTGGGTTTTGAACGAACGCTGGCGGGCGAAGGCGCGGTTGGGGTATAAGCGGGAGTTCATCAAGGACACCACCGACGAGCCATGGGGCAAGGGACTTTTTGACTACGGTCGCTGGGGGCTGGGGGTGGAAGCGGAGCGGCGCGGGGACAGGTGGCGGAGCCTGCGCTGGGCCCTGGACTTTTCGGAGACGGCGTTTCCGAACTTCGACCCGCTGACGATCGATAATTTCGGGGCGGAGATCGCGGCGGGGGACGCCACCTTGGACTTCCGGTCCCATGACGCGACCTGGGAGGGGGAGTACGGGTTTTCGGACAAGGCGTCGGTGTCGATGCTAATGTTCGGCGCCGCGCGGCCCTTCCGCCAGCAGGCCGTGGTGCAGGAGACGGGGCTTTTCACGGGGGGCAAACGCATGGACTATTACGTGTTCGCCTCCCTGGCGCCGCGGGTGATGTTGAGGGAGCGTCAATTTATTTGGAGTTGGGAGCCCTCGGTGCAGTTGAACCTTTCCGGGGCGTCGCTTTTCTCCAATCAAAACAACTACGCGGCGGACGTCAACGTTTATAACCCAAACTATTACGATTACCGGGAGTACACGTTGGGGACGGACGTCAACTTCCGCGTGGCGGGCCGGGCGACGGCGGGTTTCGGCGTGGGTTGGACGCGGCGGGGATACCTGGACCGGCCGGTGCAGGCGGGGGACGGGACGTTCACGGAAACGGCGATTTGGTCGGAGACCCTGCGCACGCGGTTGTCGTTGGGGTACCCCCTGGGGCGGGGGTTTTCGGTGAGCCTGCAGGGGGCCTACGAGGACGCCAAGTCCAACATGCGCTACGAGTCGACCTACCGCTACAACTATTCCTCTTCCAATTACTTCCTGGGCCTGAATTACGAAATGTAACGACCGGCGATCCCCCATGGATTCCTGCCTGAAGCACTCGGGAATGACGGACCTCTGGATCGAGCCGTAACGCCTTCCGGCGCCGCTCCAAAAATTTTATAATCCCGCCTTCATGCGACGCCTTTATTTCCTCTTGCCTCTCTTTGTTATCGCTTGCCGGGCCCCGGAGATGCGTTCCTACACCGTGGCCAAGGAAACACCGCCCCCCGCGGCCGCCCACGACAACCACGACGGCCACGACCACGGCGCCCCGCCGGAGGGGCACCCCCCGATGGACAACGCTTTGCCGGAGGGGCACCCGCCGGTGTCGGGGGCCCTGCCGGAAGGCCATCCCCCCACGGGCGGCGGGTTGCCGGAGGGCCATCCGGAAATCGGCGTCGGTATGGGCATGGACATGGCCTCCGCCCAGGCCGCCGGCATCGCGCCGGCCCCGGCCCCGGACCGTGCCGTTTCCTGGTCCACGCCGAAGGGCTGGACCGAAAAACCCGGGTCGGGTTTCCGTTACGCCACCTTTGTGATTCCCGGCCCCGACGGTTTGACGGCGGACCTGTCCGTCACCCAATTGTCCGGCGTGGCGG of the Elusimicrobiota bacterium genome contains:
- a CDS encoding sigma-70 family RNA polymerase sigma factor is translated as MNTDRAAFSSTDRDDVRRVLDGDPDAFAPLVRRHEARVRALCASLLKDPSDAEDAAQESFLKAYRHLADFRGESSFATWIYRIAYRQCLDSQKARRRRPAESLDAMLEKGDGVLGRLRESPVEPGGLAELLAELPEEYRTVLILRESQGFRYDEIAAATGVSLDSVKARLRRARRRLIASARHLGGGSVVQQAGEPS
- a CDS encoding periplasmic heavy metal sensor, with amino-acid sequence MNTLNKRAGVLLTGLFLLAGAGLFAEPMGDDGPGFGSGPRGDEGKTEGRFEEMNKELGLTKEQAEKLRAHRRSQRETNQALWKQMEEKREALRAELEKPKVDSGKAKSINEELKALHNKMAEQRLAGVLQVREILTAEQFKKLREIGEKRRGGGEGRPFQRRRERKDR
- a CDS encoding DEAD/DEAH box helicase, translated to MPFQSFGLHPDLVRAIQALGFKQPTPIQEKSLPVALTGRDVLGCAQTGSGKTAAFALPILQHLLTKPGEGLRALVLVPTRELAVQVDRSFRDCARFTNLKTAVVIGGVGHHGQVQDVRRGAQILVATPGRLLDHLDQRNFSLHKVEQLVLDEADRMLDMGFLPDIKDVLRQVPSERQTQLFSATLHGEVERIAAFATRNPLRIEIARPTTVAEGISQIVYPVIQSQKAGLLLALLKSMEMRSVLVFTRTKHGADRVAQRLAEEGHRSGRLHSNRSQNQRQAAMEDFRHGRTKILVATDIAARGIDVKNISHVVNFDVPRAPEDYVHRVGRTARAYGVGDAMMFVDPLEESAVKSIERFVGVVFPRAVLPGFQYNSPPRHPAPTQRRPPFSGARGRPGGGRHRPVRERNR
- a CDS encoding FecR domain-containing protein, which produces MKTLGSVLAVLLCVSFAQSAEVRVTRGTAYVKKAQSARWAALRGKGRVEPGDSLRTGANSLARVRTKGGHTVYVQPKTTIESVSENGKDTQFKVLVGRIRAFVQKLRPANKFEVRTPVAVAAVRGTTFDMDVSEDTSSRLSVLEGAVNYRDLAGLAKEIEVLKGQTVLIPRGQAPRPPEMMPKDLMQGAVGHRERVRREIFVEKRQDDRREGFQEKAADGQKEEQYQLGRAAVDAFGRRVRIEEFILRPAPDSYAYVVVNHREGGQTFSRLDVVANDPLPARLEGLNLFTKPSSVVVDPLNLYALSTHFLASNGQDYYREWRSGGIPKEFISSGRGTFQEVVFEHWFVEIKGAGETPELLSHWVPEASYFGGGTGYDSLASIYSLDMGSSGALDRPWGYKNYDKHGNNVIGDNKGIDIYSNESRFGYFVDSAISDAYNIYSEGYDRVSGLHPTLTTPDRKFVENNYRDPISPGNYLPFRLDVQVFRVTPEGARLPFGDATATEFNSQRVYHSSEFGVRDIDLIYSPYLKFAMGDMDDGWSDLPPGY
- a CDS encoding FecR domain-containing protein, which gives rise to MKQISLAIAFIVASTVLYGAEVRVTRGTAYVKKAQSARWAALRGKGRVEPGDSLRTGANSLARVRTKGGHTVYVQPKTTIESVSENGKDTQFKVLVGRIRAFVQKLRPANKFEVRTPVAVAAVRGTTFDMDVSEDTSSRLSVLEGAVNYRDLAGLAKEIEVLKGQTVLIPRGQAPRPPEMMPKDLMQGAVGHRERVRREIFVEKRQDDRREGFQEKAADGQKEEQYQLGRAAVDAFGRRVRIEEFILRPAPDSYAYVVVNHREGRTDFSRLDVVANATLPSSLEGLNLYSKEGNSTMSLYAKSTHYMASNSLDYYREWRVDGAPVVFFTAGRGDFSEVVFDHWFVEVKGAGKDPMLLSHWVPDTAFKFSANYEATKSRDIDDFGGVTSTPGALDNPWGYNNFVKVGSGGSIGDNREVDLLSFETRLHYFTDITARTKYNTSEGYARESEKVEFSLFPEKIIVRNGYLAPGANGGGPTIATNLWVQQYRVAPDGQRVSSFDFNDVNFEKVYSSTDFGFRNIDLLYSPVFRFAMGRSDDGWSNLPPGY